Proteins encoded in a region of the Flavobacteriaceae bacterium HL-DH10 genome:
- a CDS encoding cytochrome c3 family protein gives MFKVSPLRKRQFIGGIVGIILGGLICFILTLDVSEKYVSIGPMNAGHNDMSCVACHADAKGNLIQQIQSNISHAVGARAHGVDFGTKDVTVNNCLECHDRPNDRHPNHRFSEPRFKEAIKVIDATTCITCHSEHHGERVSVASIDYCMNCHQELVVENDPLDVSHQKLIANKQWTTCIQCHDFHGNHKYEVPTSLKDTLPMHTLQKYFDGGEDPFGNDKKYKGLSELDWLKKTKNK, from the coding sequence ATGTTTAAAGTTAGTCCCTTAAGAAAAAGACAGTTTATTGGAGGTATTGTAGGTATAATACTTGGTGGTCTAATTTGCTTTATTTTAACTTTAGATGTTTCTGAAAAATATGTATCCATTGGTCCTATGAATGCTGGACATAACGATATGTCTTGTGTTGCTTGTCATGCCGATGCAAAGGGTAATTTAATACAACAAATACAGTCCAATATATCTCATGCAGTAGGAGCTAGAGCGCATGGAGTGGATTTTGGTACTAAAGATGTAACGGTTAATAATTGTTTAGAGTGCCATGATAGACCTAATGATAGGCATCCAAATCACCGATTTTCTGAGCCAAGATTTAAAGAAGCTATTAAAGTTATTGATGCTACGACATGTATTACTTGTCATTCTGAACATCATGGAGAACGTGTTTCTGTGGCTTCAATAGATTATTGTATGAACTGCCATCAAGAATTGGTAGTAGAAAATGATCCTTTAGATGTAAGTCATCAAAAGTTAATAGCCAATAAACAATGGACTACTTGTATACAATGTCATGATTTTCATGGAAATCATAAATATGAAGTACCTACATCTTTAAAGGATACATTACCTATGCATACTTTGCAAAAATATTTTGATGGAGGTGAAGATCCTTTCGGGAATGATAAAAAATATAAAGGTTTATCAGAACTGGATTGGTTGAAAAAAACTAAAAATAAATAA
- a CDS encoding multiheme c-type cytochrome, producing the protein MKRLGIISLFVILFIAFIWVWNFSYQTGKEEAYIPIENNNPISLIPSETGVFQRSAYALDYANMPIDENHQRSLKDYYKNRAFHGAPPSIPHPVTNERSMGENVCLKCHQNGGFVNKFNAYAPVTPHPEMVNCRQCHVPQHTNQLFKGTNFYKADAPKVGINNALQGSPPVIPHQIQMHENCLSCHAGQSAAKEIRVSHPERVNCRQCHVSNNKETADLGIFKRASNDAK; encoded by the coding sequence ATGAAACGATTAGGTATCATATCATTATTTGTAATTTTGTTTATAGCTTTTATCTGGGTTTGGAATTTTAGTTACCAAACAGGGAAAGAAGAAGCTTATATTCCTATTGAAAATAATAATCCAATTAGTTTAATTCCTTCAGAAACGGGTGTTTTTCAGCGTTCAGCATATGCCTTGGATTATGCTAATATGCCAATAGATGAAAATCATCAAAGAAGTTTAAAAGATTATTATAAGAACCGTGCTTTTCATGGTGCGCCTCCAAGTATTCCACACCCTGTAACTAATGAGCGTAGCATGGGAGAAAACGTATGTTTGAAATGTCATCAAAATGGAGGATTTGTAAATAAGTTTAATGCTTATGCACCAGTAACTCCACACCCTGAAATGGTGAATTGTAGACAATGTCATGTACCGCAACATACAAATCAGTTGTTTAAAGGTACAAATTTTTATAAGGCTGATGCACCAAAAGTGGGTATTAACAATGCGCTACAAGGAAGTCCACCTGTAATTCCACACCAAATTCAAATGCATGAAAACTGCTTGTCGTGCCATGCAGGACAAAGTGCTGCTAAAGAAATAAGGGTATCGCATCCAGAAAGAGTTAATTGCAGACAGTGCCATGTATCAAATAATAAAGAGACGGCAGATTTAGGAATTTTTAAAAGAGCTAGTAATGACGCGAAATAA
- the nrfD gene encoding NrfD/PsrC family molybdoenzyme membrane anchor subunit produces MRRLKVFKSLVKDSLDTITHGSIKYHIWMAVLTFIMLVGMYCYSIQLDQGLSVTGMTDRVSWGLYISNFTFLVGVAAAAVMLVMPTYVLKDIDFKQAVLIGEGLAVSALIMCLAFVVADMGGPSVLWHMIPGIGVFNFPNSMLTWDVLVLNGYLFLNITIPFYILFRHYQGKEAKSRVYVPGALLSVFWAVGIHLVTAFLYQGLQARPFWNNALLGPRFLASAFAAGPALIILVLAIIRSFTAFKIEDKTIKKIAMVVTVAAQINLIMLISELFKEFYAPTHHSESAYYLFFGLHGKNALLPWIWTAIPLNVLATILLTFHKLRNNFKVLFFSCFILFVAIWIEKGFGLIVPGFIPGPYGKIVEYMPTGIEIGVTLGIWALGAFVFTILAKTAIGIELGILRFKK; encoded by the coding sequence ATGAGACGATTAAAAGTTTTTAAAAGTTTAGTTAAAGATAGTTTAGACACTATTACACATGGCTCAATAAAATACCATATATGGATGGCGGTATTAACTTTCATAATGCTAGTTGGCATGTATTGTTATTCCATTCAGTTGGATCAAGGATTGAGTGTAACAGGAATGACAGATCGTGTAAGCTGGGGTTTATACATTTCTAACTTTACTTTTTTGGTTGGTGTTGCAGCAGCAGCCGTTATGTTAGTTATGCCCACTTATGTTTTAAAAGATATTGATTTTAAACAGGCCGTTTTAATTGGTGAAGGATTAGCCGTTTCGGCATTAATAATGTGTTTGGCATTTGTGGTAGCCGATATGGGAGGACCCTCAGTTTTATGGCATATGATACCAGGAATAGGAGTATTTAATTTTCCAAATTCTATGTTAACATGGGATGTTTTAGTGCTTAATGGGTATTTATTTTTAAATATTACAATCCCGTTTTATATTCTTTTTAGACATTATCAGGGTAAAGAAGCAAAGTCTAGAGTGTATGTTCCAGGAGCTTTGTTATCTGTTTTTTGGGCGGTAGGAATACACTTGGTGACAGCTTTTTTATACCAAGGTTTACAAGCGCGCCCGTTTTGGAATAATGCACTTTTAGGGCCTCGGTTTTTAGCCTCGGCATTTGCTGCAGGACCCGCCTTAATTATTTTGGTGTTGGCAATAATAAGAAGTTTTACAGCTTTCAAGATTGAAGATAAAACTATTAAAAAAATAGCTATGGTTGTTACCGTTGCTGCTCAAATAAATCTGATTATGCTAATTTCGGAATTGTTTAAGGAATTTTACGCACCAACTCACCATAGTGAAAGTGCTTATTATTTGTTTTTCGGATTACATGGAAAAAATGCTTTATTACCTTGGATTTGGACAGCAATTCCATTGAATGTCTTAGCAACTATATTATTAACGTTTCATAAACTTCGAAATAATTTTAAAGTATTGTTTTTTTCTTGTTTTATCTTATTTGTAGCAATTTGGATTGAAAAAGGATTTGGACTTATTGTGCCTGGGTTTATTCCAGGTCCTTATGGGAAAATTGTAGAATATATGCCAACGGGTATAGAGATTGGAGTTACACTTGGTATATGGGCATTAGGGGCGTTTGTGTTTACTATTCTTGCTAAAACAGCTATAGGAATTGAGTTAGGTATACTTCGATTCAAAAAATGA
- a CDS encoding cytochrome c3 family protein encodes MTRNKYIITKIVYSFIFLIALFSCKHGEGEYHGVIDKIEVESKNYHGTSISSEQYLDGIKTIEITEGDHTFLIPERKSQIKSYACIECHSKPLTQMQSEDVKKAHWDIKLVHANQNTMNCITCHNPENMDNLKSLTGNNIDFNNSYNLCNQCHTKQFEDWKGGAHGKRIGGWAPPRASLTCVNCHNPHKPHFESRWPARFNTQTVKERE; translated from the coding sequence ATGACGCGAAATAAATATATTATAACTAAGATAGTTTATAGCTTTATTTTTTTAATCGCTTTATTTTCATGTAAACATGGAGAAGGTGAATATCATGGTGTAATTGATAAAATTGAGGTAGAAAGTAAAAATTATCATGGTACTTCTATTTCATCAGAACAATATTTAGATGGTATTAAAACCATTGAGATTACTGAGGGTGACCATACTTTTTTAATTCCAGAACGAAAAAGTCAGATTAAATCTTATGCCTGTATAGAGTGCCATTCAAAACCATTGACACAAATGCAAAGTGAAGATGTAAAAAAGGCCCATTGGGACATTAAGTTAGTACATGCAAATCAAAATACCATGAATTGTATTACTTGTCATAATCCAGAAAACATGGATAATTTGAAAAGTTTAACGGGTAATAATATCGATTTTAATAATAGCTATAATCTCTGTAATCAATGTCATACTAAACAATTTGAAGATTGGAAAGGTGGCGCACATGGAAAACGTATTGGAGGTTGGGCACCACCTAGAGCATCTTTAACTTGTGTTAATTGTCATAATCCACACAAACCACATTTTGAGTCGAGGTGGCCAGCACGTTTTAACACCCAAACAGTAAAAGAAAGAGAGTAA
- a CDS encoding globin family protein produces MEQKTITLVQESFEKVKPIAGTAAEIFYSKLFELDPALKPLFPRGEEAMKTQGNKLMTMLGAAVAGLSNLEALVPVLQNLGKKHVEYKVVPSHYNTVGAALLGTLSVGLGDDFTPEVEEAWTSVYTTMSTVMIEASY; encoded by the coding sequence ATGGAACAAAAAACAATCACCCTAGTTCAAGAATCTTTTGAAAAAGTAAAGCCTATAGCTGGAACAGCTGCCGAAATATTTTATTCAAAATTGTTTGAATTAGATCCAGCTTTGAAACCATTGTTTCCTAGGGGTGAAGAAGCAATGAAAACTCAAGGAAATAAGTTAATGACTATGCTAGGGGCTGCAGTTGCTGGACTAAGCAATTTAGAAGCTTTAGTTCCTGTATTGCAAAATTTAGGAAAAAAGCATGTGGAATATAAAGTCGTGCCATCACACTATAATACTGTTGGTGCAGCATTATTAGGAACATTGTCTGTTGGTTTGGGTGACGATTTTACCCCAGAAGTTGAAGAGGCTTGGACTTCAGTGTATACAACAATGTCTACGGTAATGATTGAGGCATCTTATTAA
- a CDS encoding DUF3365 domain-containing protein, which translates to MRKNIVFKGLKISMICLASISLFSCGGVAEETSKGSAEENVFSVSEVLEMVAKENDVTRTLYTKAIVGKGKAQGMKFDEDWRKDDVEAGPLPALFLRGVATSITKSPVPLGLYLGSDFPVNAANKFVGKQADLFDKIKADQKPQFFYDEDQKLHTAMFADVAGAGACVSCHNGHAQSPKTDWKLGDVMGATTWQYPKDSLTYKETVAVLNSYAKGTVDIYLEYLDEIENFKESEKPVVGKKWPAEGKYLPTVEVFLDSVRKLTSYETMKKLVASN; encoded by the coding sequence ATGAGAAAGAATATAGTATTTAAAGGTTTGAAAATTTCAATGATTTGTTTGGCTTCTATTAGTTTGTTTTCATGTGGAGGCGTGGCTGAAGAAACTTCAAAAGGAAGTGCAGAAGAGAATGTGTTTTCTGTGTCTGAAGTTTTAGAAATGGTTGCTAAAGAAAATGATGTTACAAGAACATTATATACGAAAGCCATTGTTGGGAAAGGAAAAGCACAGGGTATGAAATTTGACGAAGACTGGAGAAAAGATGATGTAGAAGCAGGTCCGTTGCCAGCATTGTTTTTAAGAGGTGTAGCTACAAGTATAACAAAAAGTCCTGTACCACTTGGATTATATTTAGGATCTGATTTTCCTGTAAATGCAGCAAATAAGTTTGTTGGTAAACAAGCAGATCTTTTTGATAAAATTAAGGCAGACCAAAAACCACAATTTTTTTATGATGAAGATCAAAAATTGCATACAGCTATGTTTGCAGATGTAGCTGGTGCTGGTGCATGTGTGTCTTGTCATAATGGGCATGCGCAATCTCCAAAAACAGATTGGAAGTTAGGAGATGTTATGGGGGCAACAACATGGCAATATCCTAAAGATTCATTGACTTATAAGGAAACAGTAGCAGTGCTAAATTCTTATGCTAAAGGGACTGTAGATATTTATTTAGAATATTTAGATGAAATTGAAAACTTTAAAGAAAGCGAAAAACCAGTAGTTGGAAAAAAATGGCCAGCAGAAGGGAAGTATTTGCCAACTGTAGAAGTTTTTCTTGACAGTGTTAGAAAATTAACATCATACGAAACTATGAAAAAGCTTGTGGCATCTAATTAA
- a CDS encoding ferredoxin--NADP reductase has protein sequence MKLLVKDIIRETHDALSVCFKNGGFFNKVSYKPGQFLTIHVPINGEIHKRAYSFSSCPKTDKDLKITIKRVDKGLVSNYVHDYLKAGDKLEVDKPMGSFFIEPKKDNVKTYVLFAGGSGVTPIFSIIKSVLATETHSKIILIYANQNIDSIIFHKDISILLEQYPNQFSVEHILSALNEENDNYHSGLLSEDLLTKIFTKHNLKFEDHTYMICGPFGYMEKAKELLKLNGISREKIKIEVFKAPIIKLSGKDLISNVTIKTNGKVHDIKVRGDKSILQQAMSDNIPLPYSCRSGMCSTCKATCISGDIKMIEGHFLDEKEVSNGKILTCVSYPESESVVIEL, from the coding sequence ATGAAATTATTAGTAAAAGATATTATAAGAGAAACCCATGATGCATTAAGTGTATGTTTTAAAAATGGCGGTTTTTTTAATAAAGTTTCATATAAACCAGGACAGTTTCTTACGATACATGTGCCTATAAATGGCGAAATTCATAAACGAGCATATTCTTTTAGTAGTTGTCCAAAAACAGACAAGGATTTAAAAATCACAATTAAACGTGTAGATAAGGGTTTGGTGTCTAATTATGTGCATGATTATTTAAAAGCTGGAGATAAGTTAGAAGTAGATAAACCTATGGGGTCTTTTTTTATTGAGCCTAAAAAAGATAATGTTAAAACCTACGTTTTATTTGCTGGAGGTAGTGGTGTAACTCCAATTTTTTCTATAATAAAGTCCGTTTTAGCTACCGAAACGCATTCTAAAATTATACTTATATATGCCAATCAGAATATAGATTCTATAATTTTTCATAAAGACATTAGTATCCTTTTAGAACAATATCCAAATCAGTTTTCTGTAGAACATATTTTATCTGCTTTAAATGAAGAAAATGATAATTACCATTCAGGGTTGCTATCAGAAGATTTATTAACTAAAATTTTTACTAAGCACAATCTAAAATTTGAAGATCATACTTATATGATTTGCGGTCCGTTTGGTTACATGGAAAAAGCTAAAGAGCTTTTAAAACTTAACGGTATATCGAGAGAAAAAATTAAGATTGAAGTTTTTAAAGCACCAATCATTAAATTATCGGGAAAAGATTTAATAAGTAATGTTACCATCAAAACCAATGGTAAAGTACACGATATAAAAGTAAGAGGAGATAAATCTATTCTTCAGCAAGCCATGTCTGATAATATCCCATTACCGTATTCGTGTCGATCAGGTATGTGTTCAACCTGTAAAGCTACCTGTATATCTGGAGATATTAAAATGATTGAAGGTCATTTTCTTGACGAAAAAGAAGTGAGTAATGGAAAAATACTAACCTGTGTTAGTTATCCAGAAAGTGAATCGGTTGTTATTGAATTATAA
- a CDS encoding 4Fe-4S dicluster domain-containing protein, translating to MSSNNKKWFSLNLGSKDKESSGSCGCGKNSGGCGSHSSNANEMTDEAFAEAAIKASIGEERIKDGFDQVFDVKMDRRSAFKKLTASLLIGAGAVSTSCSVISGEESKEKAQIDWEEQFKGNYKLMTEDEKGATVDRLVRSYQLRTGKNISMSSKNAEGDVLFGYAFNISKCQGYMDCVNACVEENNQDRNSQMQYIRIHEMKDGKGFNFNEADDNYYHEVPAEGHFYMGTQCFHCDNPPCVEVCPVQATWREDDGLVVIDYDWCVGCRYCMAACPYDGRRFNWSKPEVPEEEINKNQHYLGNRMRKKGVMEKCTFCVQRSRAGKNPACVEACPTGARIFGNLLDPNSTIRWVLENKKVFRLKEDLGTEPKFWYFMD from the coding sequence ATGAGTAGTAATAACAAAAAATGGTTTTCTTTAAACCTTGGCAGTAAGGATAAAGAATCATCGGGGTCTTGTGGCTGCGGAAAAAATTCTGGAGGTTGTGGTTCGCATTCATCAAATGCTAATGAAATGACTGATGAAGCCTTTGCTGAGGCAGCAATAAAGGCATCTATAGGAGAGGAGCGAATTAAAGATGGATTCGATCAGGTTTTTGATGTTAAAATGGATAGACGTTCTGCATTTAAAAAATTAACAGCTAGTTTGTTAATAGGTGCTGGTGCTGTCAGTACGTCGTGTAGTGTGATATCTGGAGAAGAGAGCAAAGAAAAAGCACAAATAGATTGGGAGGAGCAATTTAAAGGAAACTATAAATTGATGACCGAAGATGAAAAAGGCGCTACAGTAGATAGATTGGTTCGTTCCTATCAATTAAGAACAGGAAAAAATATTTCTATGTCTTCAAAAAATGCAGAAGGCGATGTGTTATTTGGATATGCATTTAATATTTCCAAATGTCAGGGGTATATGGATTGTGTTAATGCTTGTGTTGAAGAGAATAACCAAGACAGGAATTCGCAAATGCAGTACATAAGAATTCATGAAATGAAAGACGGAAAAGGTTTTAATTTTAATGAAGCAGATGATAATTATTATCATGAGGTTCCTGCAGAGGGGCATTTCTATATGGGTACCCAATGTTTTCATTGTGATAACCCGCCTTGTGTTGAGGTTTGTCCTGTACAAGCAACATGGCGTGAAGATGATGGGTTAGTAGTAATTGATTATGATTGGTGTGTGGGCTGTAGATATTGTATGGCAGCTTGCCCATATGATGGAAGACGTTTTAATTGGAGTAAACCAGAAGTTCCTGAGGAAGAAATTAATAAAAACCAGCACTATTTAGGTAATCGTATGCGTAAGAAAGGTGTGATGGAAAAATGTACTTTTTGTGTGCAACGATCCAGAGCAGGTAAAAATCCAGCGTGTGTTGAGGCTTGCCCCACTGGAGCAAGAATTTTTGGAAATTTATTAGATCCAAATAGTACCATTAGATGGGTTTTAGAAAATAAAAAAGTATTCAGATTAAAAGAAGATTTAGGTACCGAACCTAAGTTTTGGTATTTTATGGATTAA
- a CDS encoding Crp/Fnr family transcriptional regulator — METIIKRTISSSTRKRTSFDVSCNSCENYSCLIKRNLAVLDNYSLVNEKNNLKCKKGQQFIIEGAPVNGLFFVLKGKVKVFRTGINGREQIVRFAKTGEIIGHRGFGTEEYYSIGAIALEDTTLCYFSKNNLQEALLNHPKFAYDFMLFYANELNRSESKVKSISQMTVRERVIDSLLYIHRKFGDNKGFLDIFLSRREYADYAGTTEEQVIRVFSVLKKENLIAAKGKKIGINDIQLLKNEISEHNFYLDS, encoded by the coding sequence TTGGAAACTATTATTAAACGGACTATTTCTTCTTCGACTAGAAAACGAACATCATTTGATGTTTCGTGTAATTCTTGCGAAAATTATTCCTGTTTAATTAAAAGAAATTTGGCGGTTTTAGATAATTATTCGCTTGTTAATGAAAAGAATAATTTAAAATGTAAAAAAGGACAGCAGTTTATCATTGAAGGTGCTCCAGTAAATGGATTGTTTTTTGTTTTAAAAGGAAAAGTAAAGGTTTTTAGAACAGGAATTAACGGTAGAGAACAGATTGTTCGTTTCGCTAAAACAGGTGAAATTATTGGGCATCGAGGGTTTGGAACCGAAGAATACTATTCTATTGGTGCTATTGCTTTAGAAGATACAACACTATGTTATTTTTCAAAAAACAATTTACAAGAAGCCTTATTAAACCATCCAAAGTTTGCATACGATTTCATGCTTTTTTATGCCAATGAATTAAATAGAAGTGAATCGAAAGTTAAGTCCATTTCTCAAATGACGGTTCGCGAACGCGTTATCGATTCTTTATTATATATACATAGAAAATTTGGTGATAATAAAGGCTTTTTAGATATCTTTCTAAGTAGACGAGAATATGCAGACTATGCAGGTACTACAGAGGAACAAGTAATACGAGTATTTTCTGTTTTGAAAAAAGAAAATCTTATTGCTGCTAAAGGAAAAAAAATAGGAATCAACGATATTCAACTTCTTAAAAATGAGATTAGTGAACATAACTTCTATCTGGATAGTTAA
- a CDS encoding ABC transporter permease yields the protein MKQSITLGKVTEFMGLGFLSTLKDLFTGKLEKEDFRNFLRKVVVPLASILLFIGLWHMGAKSLYNKEADFKIEKALTEQGQEAADALRACIASGDISCQPNTLPSPAQVWDSYKALLKDHNIISADKAEFIEKTATLNAERLAEGKAAITYTGRPSFVDQIIMSIKTVFAGFLLALIIAVPIGVLIGLSPTLKSAFNWFIQIFKPVSPVVWYLLVFMIIKTILIDSSEDSSFIISFISVGLCSMWATLVNTAMGVSSVDKDYINVAKVLKLGPIQKIFKVVLPSSLPLIFTGLKITLSVAWMVLIAIELLAQSPGLGSFVWEEFQNGANDSNSKIIVAMFVIGIIGFLLDRIMLTIQNMVSFNKNDGI from the coding sequence ATGAAGCAAAGCATAACATTAGGAAAAGTAACAGAATTTATGGGCTTAGGTTTTTTAAGTACCTTAAAAGATTTGTTCACAGGGAAACTGGAAAAAGAAGATTTTAGAAACTTCTTAAGAAAAGTGGTCGTGCCACTTGCTTCAATACTTTTATTTATAGGATTGTGGCATATGGGTGCCAAATCTTTATACAATAAAGAAGCCGATTTTAAAATAGAAAAGGCGTTAACCGAACAAGGGCAGGAGGCAGCCGATGCTTTGAGAGCATGTATTGCATCTGGTGATATTAGTTGCCAACCAAACACCTTACCATCTCCTGCTCAAGTTTGGGATTCGTATAAAGCGCTTCTTAAAGATCATAATATTATTAGTGCAGATAAAGCTGAATTTATAGAAAAAACAGCAACCTTAAACGCAGAACGTTTAGCTGAAGGAAAAGCGGCCATTACTTATACAGGACGACCATCATTTGTAGACCAGATTATTATGAGTATAAAAACGGTATTTGCTGGGTTTCTGTTAGCTTTAATAATTGCAGTTCCTATTGGGGTTTTAATAGGCTTAAGTCCAACTTTAAAAAGTGCTTTCAACTGGTTTATTCAAATATTTAAACCCGTGTCTCCAGTGGTTTGGTACTTGTTGGTATTTATGATTATTAAAACAATCTTGATCGATTCAAGTGAAGATAGCTCGTTCATTATTTCTTTTATTAGTGTCGGACTTTGTTCTATGTGGGCAACCTTGGTTAATACGGCCATGGGCGTGTCATCTGTAGATAAAGATTATATCAATGTAGCAAAAGTCTTGAAACTTGGACCTATTCAGAAAATATTTAAAGTGGTGTTGCCATCATCGTTACCATTAATCTTTACAGGTTTAAAAATTACATTATCAGTGGCGTGGATGGTTTTAATTGCTATCGAACTTTTAGCTCAAAGCCCTGGTTTAGGGTCGTTTGTTTGGGAAGAATTTCAAAACGGTGCTAACGATTCTAATTCTAAAATTATTGTTGCCATGTTTGTTATTGGAATCATAGGTTTTCTTTTAGATAGAATCATGCTAACTATTCAAAACATGGTGTCTTTTAATAAGAACGATGGAATATAA
- a CDS encoding CmpA/NrtA family ABC transporter substrate-binding protein, whose product MKSLLTKSTWILSVSLLLLSCGGKEKKKTVTEEVVTETSKTKTLDIEKPQLTFGFIKLTDMAPLAIAKEKGFFEDEGLFVSVEAQSNWKNILDRVIDGQLDGSHMLAGQPIAAGAGFGRQADLVTAFSMDLNGNGITVSNDVWSKMKPNVPKGADGKPVHPIKADALKPVITEYKNSGKAFKMGMVFPVSTHNYEIRYWLAAAGIHPGMYTAENVQGQIDAEVLLSVTPPPQMPATLEAGTIFGYCVGEPWNQQAVFKGIGVPVVTNYDIWKNNPEKVFVMTKKFVDENPNTAIAVTKALIRAGKWLDEPGNRAEAVKILSMSQYVGADEAVLANSMTGTFEFEKGDKRDMPDFNVFYKYNATYPFYSDGIWFLTQMRRWGQIPEAKSAAWYEETIKEIYRPDIWKKAADLLVEEGHIPANDIPTTDGYKPATTDFIDGTKYDAKDPIGYINSFSIGNKDK is encoded by the coding sequence ATGAAATCATTATTAACAAAATCAACATGGATCTTATCAGTTTCTTTACTGTTACTTTCTTGTGGAGGAAAAGAAAAAAAGAAGACTGTAACCGAAGAAGTAGTTACAGAAACTTCAAAAACAAAAACTTTAGATATTGAAAAACCACAATTAACATTTGGTTTTATAAAGTTAACAGATATGGCACCTTTAGCCATAGCAAAAGAAAAAGGTTTTTTTGAAGATGAAGGATTGTTTGTTTCTGTTGAAGCGCAATCAAATTGGAAAAATATTTTAGATCGTGTTATTGATGGTCAATTAGATGGTTCTCATATGCTAGCAGGTCAACCTATTGCGGCAGGAGCTGGTTTTGGTAGACAAGCAGATTTAGTAACTGCCTTTTCAATGGATTTAAATGGAAATGGTATTACAGTATCAAATGATGTTTGGTCTAAAATGAAACCAAATGTACCTAAAGGTGCCGATGGTAAACCTGTACACCCCATAAAAGCAGATGCTTTAAAACCTGTAATTACTGAATATAAAAATAGCGGTAAAGCTTTTAAAATGGGTATGGTATTTCCTGTATCTACTCATAACTACGAAATTAGATATTGGTTAGCAGCTGCAGGTATTCACCCTGGTATGTATACAGCAGAAAATGTACAAGGTCAAATTGATGCAGAAGTTTTATTATCTGTAACACCTCCGCCACAAATGCCTGCTACACTTGAAGCTGGAACTATTTTTGGATATTGTGTAGGTGAACCATGGAATCAACAAGCGGTATTTAAAGGTATTGGTGTGCCTGTTGTAACTAATTATGATATCTGGAAAAATAATCCAGAGAAGGTGTTTGTAATGACTAAAAAGTTTGTTGATGAAAATCCAAACACTGCAATTGCTGTAACTAAAGCATTAATTAGAGCAGGAAAATGGTTAGATGAACCAGGTAATAGAGCAGAGGCTGTAAAAATATTATCAATGTCTCAGTATGTTGGTGCAGATGAAGCCGTATTAGCTAACTCTATGACAGGAACGTTTGAATTTGAAAAAGGTGATAAACGAGATATGCCAGATTTTAATGTATTCTATAAGTACAATGCAACCTATCCGTTTTACTCAGATGGTATTTGGTTTTTAACTCAAATGCGTCGTTGGGGACAGATTCCTGAAGCTAAATCGGCAGCATGGTATGAAGAAACTATTAAAGAGATATACCGTCCAGATATCTGGAAAAAAGCAGCAGATTTATTAGTAGAAGAGGGACATATTCCAGCAAACGATATCCCAACTACAGATGGTTATAAACCAGCTACAACCGATTTTATTGATGGAACAAAGTACGATGCTAAAGATCCAATAGGTTACATCAACAGTTTTTCAATAGGAAATAAAGACAAGTAA